The sequence CTCTTTCGCCGCCGTTGACGACGGAGGACGGTCGGCGTCTTTTGTCGGTGCCGGTGCTGTAATCTTATGCTTTGTTGTTTTCCGGCGAGTTATCCGATTTGCTGTGCAGAATGGCGAAGCGTGGCTACAAATTGCGTatccttttttttgaattttgctctttattttttttctttacttaaatGTGGTTgaagtttgaatttttatttgatcTGAGAGTGTTGTATAAAATTCTATGGTAAGCTGCGGAAAATTTAAGGAGAAATttagtaagtttttttcttttagaaaaaaaacgAATTTGTTTAggaattagagaaagaaatttGGTTGGAGTGAGCTGAATAGTTGGATTTGTGTGGTATTTGGTTTCCTAAATCTTTAGATTTAGCTAAGAGTTAGTGACGTagatggacagagttacctgacATTtgttgttgctggtgggaggggtgggggtgggggtaatCACGTGGATTTAGTCAAGGTGCGCGAAAAGCTGGCTTCAACACCATGGTtatcccccccaaaaaaaaagatttggtatTGTAGGTGAGTATTTTGATCTTCAAtgtgtaattttttaaattttagtttcaagTAACAAGAGGGGTTGTTCAGATGGTAAGCAGCCTCTACATCCAATTATAAGGTTGTGAGTTCGAGTCACAAGGGAGCACAAAAAGGTGGGAGCTTCCGGGGAGGGGATAAAAGAAGTATGTGGAGAAGTATTAATTTGTGTAATAGGTTCTTGTGATTCTTGACTAATATGAAATATAGAGGAATTTGTGGCACATTCGGGGAATGTAAACTGTTTAAGATTTGGGAAGAAGACGCGTAGACAGTTTCTCACTGgtggagatgatcaaaatgtgaAACTTTGGTCCATTGGTAAACCAACATCCACCGCGGTGAGTTTAAGTTCCTTCATATCTCTTGTAATTTACTTGCCCGAGTAATGTTGTTTTGCTTAATGGGAAATGTGATTTTGTTTCACAATTGGATCTTTCTTTTTCTATGAACGTTTAATTCGAATGCAAAATGCGttaaatgagtgatctattatgACAATGCCTTCTATGCTGGAAGAGATGCTGCCGCTTTTATTGTTGGAGCCTTCTGTAGATAATTAGAGCGGTTGAGAATTGAGGAATGAGGTGTGATGTGCATTTTTGGATGGAGCAGTGAACTTCTAAAATTGTTAATGCTGCCACTTAGATATAAGTGAGGTTATATTATCATTGTTTCTTTATTGGTGCCTTATAAGAATCTTACCTGTTGAATTTGGATCCACCACTTGAAAATACCAAAGTGCTGTGGTTTTTTGAATGATCCGAGACAAGTAACATGTGGATCACATGTTTccaaattttatcatttatatatcTAACTAATGTGTTGAGTTGCAATTTGTGGTATAACAAAGAATACAAATATATGGAAACTGTAAACCTTTTGAGTATCAAGTGATGGGTTATTCATTTAACTATGAATGCATGAAATTAGTTGTTGACTCACTTTGTTGGTTAGTGTTGACTGCtacattcttatttttattttgtatcttaaaTCACTTTAGTCATCTGGGACTGAGTAGTCTGGTTTTGTGCAATTGTGCAGAGCCTAAGTGGTCACACGAGTCCAATAGAATCTGTAGCTTTTGACTCAGCAGAGGTTCTAGTGCTTGCTGGAGCTTCATCAGGTGTAATAAAGCTATGGGATCTGGAAGAAACAAAAAGTAAGTCGATTTATCTTTTAAGCTCTCTATTCTATAGAAGCTATACTAGCTTTACTCTTAAAGAATTGCAGTGAATGTGCACACAAACAATGGCGGAGGCAGAATTTTTATCAAGAGGGTTCGACATAATGACGAAGTAAACACGcgaaaattaaagaatgataaatgGCGCAAGGCGTGGCGGGAAGGGCAAGACTGACCTTAACTCGCTTTTTTGACTCGTGTTATATGTCACATTTGACATTTGATTCCTACCTTGCCTTGCTCAATTGAGTTGTCTTAAAATTTCTTGTGCTTTTTTAATTCTTCTAATTTGCagtttttaactttattttaaacttttttttctttcaaattaatgCCCCTTCAATCTTATAATGCTGTTGAAGATCGTCAAAGTTCTTGAATGGGaaagaaattaatataatttatgaaTGAGAGAGAGAGGAACGAAATAATACAAATCTAAATGTAATTCTTAATTTTGGGAAAAAGGTAGAGATTGAGAATATACGAGAAGTGATATAATTTCTtactataatatttaaatatgctACCATTGATCTAAAATCTGCTGCtattgaaataattcaaaaataatgatattaataTCAATGTTGTTTTATAAGAGACCTACAATACAACATTAAGCAACTAGATAGTTGAGCCTATGCAACAATAGGCAACTACATAGTTGAGCCTTACTTTAAAGAATATTGGAAAGGAatactgaaaaataggaatttccaTATGCATCAATGCTGTGGCCTAAAGCTAAAAAAGGTAAAAACATGGTCACACAACCTCCCCTAATTCTTATGCATGAAAACTGTGGGCCTAagctagaaaaaggaaaaatactaGCAACTAACTATCGAACCCGCAACCTCCCCAATAATTTGACCCCCCTTGACCACTGAGCTAAGCTTCACAGTTGTGCTAAGGGGGTTCAATATAGTATATGTACCAATAACGGTCACATTTGACCTTTTATATCCAACGTAATTTTCCGATGAAGGGGATTCGGTTACATCCTATTCTGCCACCCTGGCTCCGCCCCTGTTACATTCTCAAAATAAAATGTGCTCACAATTTTTATTTCAGGACGTTGATGTTTTATCCTCTTAAGCATTTGTCCGTCTTATTAAATGTTGGTCTCTAAGTTGCTCGGGCTCTTAATTTTCGATGCCACACCACTGTTGACACGAGATGGGTGTGAGTGTGGGCGCGAGATCTGTACCCGATCTGGTTGGTTGGCCGATTGTGGGTACTTTGAGCAAAATCGATGGAGAAATTCCGGATAGATTCAATGATTTTTgtaatcaaaacaagagctaataTGAAATTGTAGAAAATGAaataccttgtatatagaaatttttatgtcactcttttttctttgtatctCCTTTCAATATTTTCCGTAAATCAGTATTTTCTTCTCAAGTTTtccacataatatctcataatttaggttttGTAACTTCATTTCTAGATATTTGAATTACTTTTGGCCAAATTGATGCACCTGTATCTTTGCCTGGATCCATATCCCGGAATCTTAAAATTTAGATCATGAAGATCTGACCCTTGGATAGGCACCCGTATCAGACACCCGCACCGAGTTCGAGAAACTTAGGTTGGGTCTTACCTGCTAACCTCTAGTAACAAGAGACCATCACCTGAAGTTGCCTTGGCCTGTTGGCCGGACGATTTTGGTGCAAATGAGCCAAGTGTAGTCCTAACCGAAGTAAATGTGTAACCAGAGTAAGTGCCTTTTTACGTAAAAACGGCTAGTTGATTTGATTGCCTGTGCAAGTAGGCCAACTGTTTCACTATAATATGTTGTACAGTTAATTGCAATAAACAGTTACTGCAAGGTCATGTACTCATTAACCAACTCGGTATGTAACTGAAAGAGCATGTTTGGATCTTCAGCTACCCAAGAAACTTGCTTTATGGTTTCAAGATTTGCACTAGTCATATTTAACTGAACATCCTTCAAGTGTTCGAATTATCTGcctattaaataaaatatatgatcCTATTGTTCTTAGATGAGCAAGTTTTATCTAGCTTGACTCCTAATCCTGTAATTGTTCTTGAAGTGTAGTGGTTCGCACTCTTACTGGACACAGATCATATTGCACTGCCTGTGAATTCCATCCTTTTGGTGAATTTTTTGCATCTGGATCTATGGACACTAATCTTAAGATATGGGATATAAGAAAGAAAGGATGCATCCACACATACAAAGGTCATACTCGAGGAATAAGTACAATAAGATTCTCTCCTGATGGCCGCTGGGTGGTTTCTGGCGGATTTGACAATGTTGTGAAGGTAATTCCTTAGTTGGCTTAAAAAATGTGACATTATAGACTCCTTTCTGGTAGAGTATTGACCTTATTGTTTGTCAGGTATGGGACCTAACAGCTGGAAAGCTCTTGCATGACTTTAAGTTCCATGAAGGGCACATTCGATCCATAGATTTCCATCCACTTGAGTTTCTTTTGGCCACAGGTATTCCTTTTATTCTGTACCCAATCATACAATTGGGGCTCTGAACAAATTTATGTCTGGTTTTCTTCTTCGCCTTACTCTTTCCTTTGATGTAAATGATTCTCCTTACCTTTTTCTTTGTcgttcttttgttttatttcaaatttcagtCGCGACTCTACATTTTCTAACAGAAGGATCAATTATCATTAATTTAGTGGTTAACATATCACTTGTAGCTTGTTTGACCAAGCTACTGAAGGCCAAAAATGCCccctttcttttaaaaaaaaaacacttactTAGAGAATGAAGGTTTTTGGAAAAGCTTTCGGTGAAGAAATAAGTGTTTTTGAGTAGCACTGGAAGTTGCTTTTCAGCTTTCAAGAAAAGCGGAAAAAAATAGCTTCCTCCAAAAGtaatttcttttgattctttTAGGACAAGATTATTAcccatataaataaatatttactaaATTAATTAGTTGTGACTTCCTTTTTTGGTAATTTTATactcaaaaatacttttgaaattttGCGAAACACAAAACTTCTGACAAAAGCACTTCACAAGTAATTTGGTCAAATGCAAAGTGTGATTCTTCCAAAGCTCTTTTTTCGTGAAGGACTTTTGATAAGACGTACTTCTCAAAAGAAACTGATTTCCGCAACTTGGCCAAACATGCTTTTTTTATAGACTTGCCAAAAGGTTTTGGTTTCTTGCTTTCCCTTGTCATATATAGTGGTACTTGCTTAACTTTTGATCAAGAAAGAGAATCTGgtcaattataaataaataaagaaattacaGTCAAAGGTGCTTGTTTTTAAGCAAAAAGACTTGTTTCATTGGTCAGATTATGAGAAGCTTAAACATTTCAGGAGGTGGTGGTGTACCTCAGAGTTGAAGatgtttaaataatattttagctTTCCATCTATGATGGAAATTTTAGCTAGATCCATCATAAGATGGCATATTTAAGCAGGACCAAATAATTAATTCTTCTATACTCAAACAGTGTTTTGTACCTCGCCCCTCtccaaataaagatttttttttctgctGTTACCATGTGATAATGTTTCAACACTTGAGTTGTTCTCAGGTTCTGCTGACCGTACTGTAAACTTTTGGGATTTGGAAACATTTGAATTGATTGGATCTACTAGACGTGAGGTATCTATGCCATCttctttcaacttcttattcttcaaaaagaaaaatgtacACCATGTGCAAGCAAAGATCTTGGAAGGTGTTTTTAGTTGTCTGGTTGTTAGTTGTTAGGATCACATCCAGATATTTGCATACATTGCATGCTTTGTGTAATAACTCTGACTGCCTATACAGAAAGTTATTCCCCCTTGATGTTGCCTTCTTTGCTGTTATATGCTTATACCAAGGTGCTTGTATAATTAAATAAGATACTCTTATTTTGCTGTTAAAAATGTCTTAGAAATTGCAATTTAATAAGTTGGTTATACTACATGAAATGATTGAAACAGTTATTTTGTCAGCCTAATTATGAGGTTCTTTCTTGAATAAGCAATTTAAGATAGAAATGGTTATCTCATGCGAGTATCTCTTCCTATCTTTCAGAGGATGATAGGAAGAGACTCTGTAGAGGACATATGAGTTGGGATCTGTTAAGAATATATCCTGCCATCTTTGTGCCCTTCGTGTTTCAGTTTACTCTTGGATCCATTAGACTTGCTTTTAACTCCAATGCGTTACTGGTCAAATGGATGTGATGGTCTTTTTAGGGATAGAACCAAGAATAAATGGCAATGTAAATTAATTTCTCTCGCTTGTATAATTTTCTTTTCTGGGCAATATTGATACTGCTGCATGTTCTTCTGTGATTTGAGGACAGGTTATCATGTTGTTTCCAGTATATTTGTTTTGATTAGATTTTTCTGTTGAAATTTAACCTACTTAGATACAATTATGTTTGTGGAAAGTTCTGACATGCTCTTCTAGGCTGCAGGAGTGCGGTCAATCACCTTTCATCCAGATGGAAGGACTTTGTTTTGTGGACTGGATGATAGCTTGAAGGTTAAAGCTCTTGGCATTCTGCATTTTTGTAATTCTATTGTTGAAATAAGCAACTCTCATGTTTTTTGACCACCTTTGACCTGAAGGTTTATTCATGGGAGCCTGTGATGTGTCACGACTCCGTTGAAATGGGATGGTCGACTTTAAGCGATCTCTGCGTACATGATGGGAAGCTTGTAGGTGGTGCCTATTACCAAAACTATGTTGGAGTTTGGGTTGCAGATATTTCGGTACTTACCTTGATCACTGAAGCTTAAGGCAAACTTGTCCATGGTTTTAGTTTTTGTCTTAAATTTGAGCCATATGTTTCAAAACAAGTTTTTCCATTTGTTTTATTCCATCATTTTTGTGCTCTTTTCTGCCAGCTTATTGAGCCCTATGGAGCTGGTTTAACTCCAGAGACACAAAATAACTTGAAGCAGAAACAGGAACACGTGGAGAGTCGTTTAGAAAGAGTTGGAAGCAACAGAAGTTCTAATTCAAATCGTCGCTGCACATCACCTGACATTGATTCCAAGGAAATTAAGAATATATATGTGGACAGTAAGTTGTTTTTACATCCTCCTCTCAAAAGCAGACCATggaaaccaaaaagaaaattaGCAATCTGGCATTAAGAAACTCTAGTATTTGCATCGTGTTCAATTGTAGCCATACATTTTGGGTGAAATATAATGGTCTGGGGTAATTCTTTACCTGATATAATGATATTATATATAACTGGTCATCTGGGTGAACCAACTTGTTCCGTCTTTTTAGATTTAGTAGTTCCAACGTGCCAATGTTGGGTAATTAGAAGATTTGACCTTGGCACCGACATATTCTTCCATGAAAGGATTTGATAAATTTCATCATAGTTCTTCATTACTAGTTGACATGCAACTTTTTATTGAATGCTCTTTCTACTTCATTTAGCATCTCAATTATCAATTACATGTCCGTATTTAAAAGCAGTTCTAATTCCTATGCACTTAAAAATTCCATTTTGCAGGTGAAAATCCTGTAACTATTAAGAAAGTTACTCCTCCTCCATCAAAAGTGGTTCCTCCCTCAGATTCTAAGGAAAACAAGAAACAGTTGAGTCAGAAGCTTAATTCTGTCATTGGTTTACCTGCAAAAACTAATGGATTGCCAGTAGGTAAATCATTTGTCGTCCCCAGTGTGGTACCTCGTGATATCCCAGAGGAGAAGAACTTGGATACTTGTAGAAGGGAATCTATTTCTGCAACCAGTGTAAGTGGTGGTATACCACAAAAGCCGTCTCACATAAAGCACTCATCCAGCAACAACTTTGATATGGAGAAGATTTCGGTGGTTCTTCAGTCTGAATTTGCAGACAACTTGCCGTGTACAGTAGATTTTAAGAAGGAATCAGATATTGATAGCAGGCTTATGGCATATAATAATTCCAGGGAACATTCTGAGGCAAAAGATCCAGCTGTCAAGCATGGTGGAGAAAAGCTTGAGAAAACTTCATTGCAACCACCGCTGAATAGTCAAGAGAACCGTTAGTTCTAAAATGCTCTTTATTTGAATTGGTTTTTGAGCTCTCTATGAT comes from Capsicum annuum cultivar UCD-10X-F1 chromosome 2, UCD10Xv1.1, whole genome shotgun sequence and encodes:
- the LOC107859429 gene encoding katanin p80 WD40 repeat-containing subunit B1 homolog KTN80.1 isoform X1; the encoded protein is MAKRGYKLQEFVAHSGNVNCLRFGKKTRRQFLTGGDDQNVKLWSIGKPTSTASLSGHTSPIESVAFDSAEVLVLAGASSGVIKLWDLEETKMVRTLTGHRSYCTACEFHPFGEFFASGSMDTNLKIWDIRKKGCIHTYKGHTRGISTIRFSPDGRWVVSGGFDNVVKVWDLTAGKLLHDFKFHEGHIRSIDFHPLEFLLATGSADRTVNFWDLETFELIGSTRREAAGVRSITFHPDGRTLFCGLDDSLKVYSWEPVMCHDSVEMGWSTLSDLCVHDGKLVGGAYYQNYVGVWVADISLIEPYGAGLTPETQNNLKQKQEHVESRLERVGSNRSSNSNRRCTSPDIDSKEIKNIYVDSENPVTIKKVTPPPSKVVPPSDSKENKKQLSQKLNSVIGLPAKTNGLPVGKSFVVPSVVPRDIPEEKNLDTCRRESISATSVSGGIPQKPSHIKHSSSNNFDMEKISVVLQSEFADNLPCTVDFKKESDIDSRLMAYNNSREHSEAKDPAVKHGGEKLEKTSLQPPLNSQENRNVASEGRKELHPVRFVNGVAVVRGRTRSLVERFEKREGLNMDDLHKLDAVSHSKTEETEVSPLPPSSCKDGEPETVTKKIDEERETSPLTASHFITEEATRPLPSARTKVEEENTYALPASQCEVEELDASHRPASKFKSEELRTTHLPASHSDAEKLEASPMPASQFKSEEVGEFHLPASCSKGEESEASRMPASQVKSEDVRKSRFPTSRTKAGELEASPVPASQLKPDYARRSRLPASRSKAEEVEASPVPVSRFKTGARTSRLSTLRSKAEEAKTSRLLASRSKAEEAQTFRLLSSGSNAEPPQTAPLPNTEQQTIARCEPVQTDDIILEDLMQSHDVLLSAFRSRLTKLQVVRHFWERNDIRGAINALRKLPDHSVQADVVSVLIDKLEIVTLDLFSCLLPVLLALLDSKVERHANVSLDLLLKLIAVFGPVIRSAVSARPSVGVDLHAEERVQCCRQCSAYLQDIQKTLPVLTRRGGQLAKCALQLNLLLQES